Proteins encoded in a region of the Isosphaeraceae bacterium EP7 genome:
- a CDS encoding acetyl-CoA C-acyltransferase, with the protein MGGVCIVAAHRTVLGRFLGKLKNLSPVDLACAAAGPIVRDLDVSKIDQVILGNVLGAGHGMNLARQVGIRLGLPPEVPAFTVNMMCGSGLQAIRLAAQSIQSGESGAILCGGTESMSGAAYLVPRVRQGLKFGDASLIDSILRDGLVDAFDGRHMGLLAEAMASARGISRRSQDEWAARSQQRYAAAVASGAFADELVALEGMDADEHPRPGTTTDDLSRLNAAFDGAGTVTAGNSSGINDGAAMVLLADRALAERESWPILCDWIDSTLVGCEPAEMGLGPVFALRRLCERQHIRLNDCDAIEINEAFASQILACLQDLSVDDDVVNRCGGAIALGHPIGASGARLVVHAAHQIHRGSARQAAVSLCVGGGMGVAALLRSRG; encoded by the coding sequence ATGGGCGGAGTTTGCATCGTCGCGGCGCATCGGACGGTCCTGGGACGCTTCCTCGGGAAGCTCAAGAACCTTTCACCGGTCGACCTGGCTTGCGCGGCGGCCGGGCCGATCGTCCGTGATCTGGACGTGTCGAAGATCGATCAGGTGATCCTGGGAAACGTGCTGGGGGCCGGTCACGGGATGAACCTCGCGCGGCAGGTCGGCATCCGGTTGGGGCTGCCGCCGGAAGTCCCCGCGTTCACCGTCAACATGATGTGCGGATCGGGCCTGCAAGCGATCCGCCTGGCCGCCCAGTCGATTCAGAGCGGGGAGTCCGGGGCCATCCTCTGCGGTGGGACCGAGTCGATGTCGGGCGCGGCCTACCTGGTCCCGCGAGTCCGGCAGGGCCTGAAGTTCGGCGATGCGTCGCTGATCGACTCGATCCTGCGAGACGGCCTTGTGGACGCGTTCGACGGTCGCCACATGGGTCTGCTCGCGGAGGCGATGGCCTCGGCCCGCGGCATCAGCCGCCGCAGCCAGGATGAATGGGCGGCCCGGAGTCAGCAGCGGTACGCCGCCGCGGTGGCCTCCGGCGCCTTCGCTGATGAGCTGGTCGCGCTGGAAGGGATGGATGCCGACGAACATCCCAGGCCGGGGACGACCACGGACGATCTTTCGCGATTGAACGCCGCCTTCGACGGGGCGGGGACCGTCACGGCCGGGAACTCGAGCGGCATCAACGACGGGGCGGCCATGGTGCTCCTGGCCGATCGGGCGCTGGCGGAGCGCGAGTCGTGGCCGATTCTGTGCGACTGGATCGATTCGACGTTGGTGGGCTGCGAACCGGCGGAGATGGGCCTTGGGCCGGTCTTCGCGCTGCGACGGCTCTGCGAACGGCAACACATCAGACTAAATGACTGCGATGCGATCGAGATCAACGAGGCGTTCGCATCGCAGATCCTCGCATGTTTGCAAGACCTTTCGGTCGATGACGACGTCGTTAACCGTTGCGGCGGGGCGATCGCGCTCGGACATCCGATTGGCGCCAGCGGCGCGAGGCTGGTGGTGCACGCCGCCCATCAGATCCATCGAGGCTCGGCGCGACAGGCGGCCGTCAGCCTCTGCGTCGGTGGCGGTATGGGCGTCGCCGCCCTGCTGCGGAGCAGGGGTTAA
- a CDS encoding CoA-transferase, whose product MTGRIETLLCSASEAAKVLEDDQTVVSGGFVGAAHPEALTAAIEARFLETGRPRGLTLFYAAGQGDGSCRGLNHLGHRGLLKRVVGGHWGLAPRIGQLALANEIEAYNFPQGVVCHLLRDIAAGRPGCITGVGLGTFIDPIHGGGRLNSRPGPDLVRRIEIDGRDWLFYPAFPVHVGLIRGTAADIHGNLVMDEEAIIGEVLAIAQAVHNCGGTVIAQVKRLLPHAAPPMSVRVPGILIDRVVVADAEHHHQTFAEELNPAYFSAADDGSMARMPRLPAGARRVIASRACDELERGAIANLGIGMPEGIALIAAERGLLGEVTLTVESGPIGGVPAGGLSFGASLHPQAIVDQPAQFDFYDGGGLDFAALGAAEIDRRGNVNVSRFGSRLAGVGGFVNISQNARRVVFCGTLTSDGLEVEVAKGQLRIVREGRVRKFVHEVSQLSYAGEIARQKGQEALYVTERAVFKLTDEGLELIEVAPGIDLERDVIAQMEFRPLVHCPRTMPASAFDRDTGV is encoded by the coding sequence GTGACCGGACGCATCGAGACGCTCCTCTGCTCGGCGTCCGAGGCGGCGAAGGTCCTCGAAGACGATCAGACCGTCGTGAGCGGCGGCTTCGTGGGCGCCGCCCATCCCGAGGCTCTCACCGCCGCGATTGAGGCGCGATTTCTCGAAACCGGGCGCCCCCGTGGGCTGACGCTGTTCTACGCCGCAGGGCAGGGCGACGGCTCATGCCGAGGGCTCAATCACCTGGGACATCGAGGGCTCCTGAAGCGGGTCGTCGGCGGCCACTGGGGGCTCGCCCCGCGTATTGGACAGCTGGCCCTCGCCAACGAGATCGAGGCCTACAACTTCCCGCAGGGCGTGGTCTGCCACCTGCTACGTGACATCGCCGCGGGCCGGCCCGGGTGCATCACGGGCGTGGGGCTGGGGACATTCATCGATCCGATCCATGGGGGGGGGCGTCTGAATTCACGCCCGGGGCCCGACCTGGTTCGGCGGATCGAGATCGACGGCCGCGACTGGCTCTTCTACCCCGCCTTCCCGGTCCATGTCGGTCTCATCCGAGGCACGGCCGCCGACATCCACGGCAACCTCGTGATGGATGAGGAAGCGATTATCGGCGAGGTCCTGGCCATCGCCCAGGCCGTCCACAATTGCGGCGGCACGGTGATCGCTCAGGTCAAGCGATTGCTCCCCCATGCGGCGCCGCCAATGTCGGTCCGGGTGCCCGGAATCCTGATCGACCGGGTCGTCGTTGCGGACGCCGAGCATCACCATCAGACTTTCGCCGAGGAACTCAACCCGGCGTACTTCAGCGCGGCCGACGACGGGTCGATGGCCAGGATGCCGCGGTTGCCGGCCGGTGCCCGCCGCGTCATCGCGTCCCGGGCCTGCGACGAGCTGGAGCGTGGCGCGATCGCCAACCTGGGCATCGGCATGCCGGAAGGGATCGCCCTGATCGCGGCCGAACGCGGGCTGCTCGGGGAGGTGACCCTCACCGTCGAGAGCGGGCCCATCGGCGGCGTCCCGGCTGGCGGGCTGAGCTTCGGTGCCTCGCTCCATCCGCAGGCGATCGTCGACCAACCGGCCCAGTTCGACTTCTACGACGGCGGAGGCCTGGACTTCGCCGCCCTGGGCGCCGCCGAGATCGATCGCCGGGGGAACGTGAACGTCTCCCGGTTCGGATCGAGGCTCGCGGGCGTCGGCGGGTTCGTCAACATCTCGCAGAACGCGCGTCGGGTCGTCTTCTGCGGGACGCTGACGTCCGACGGGCTTGAAGTGGAAGTCGCTAAAGGGCAATTGCGGATCGTCCGCGAAGGCCGTGTCCGCAAGTTCGTCCACGAGGTCTCGCAGCTGTCCTATGCCGGCGAGATCGCCCGCCAGAAGGGGCAGGAGGCGCTCTATGTCACCGAGCGGGCCGTGTTCAAGCTCACCGACGAGGGGCTGGAACTGATCGAGGTCGCTCCGGGGATTGACCTCGAACGCGACGTGATCGCGCAAATGGAATTCCGTCCGCTGGTGCATTGCCCGCGAACCATGCCGGCATCGGCATTCGACCGGGACACGGGGGTTTGA
- a CDS encoding VCBS repeat-containing protein translates to MSVRNWAAILGASTILLTTANAAEPAAGGRLSWKKTTVEGKFRSEGVAVADVNKDGKNDILIGDSWYEAPAWNKHEIRKPGEYGDGLQSYSDCMAAWADDVNHDGWADQIVVGFPGKPAYWYENPKGKPGHWSRHEIWHSACNETPLYTDLLGDGRRVLVMGFQPAGKENEGQMAWFAPTSDPTQLWEMHAISEPSANGKEIPGTFKYAHGLGVGDLNGDGRKDVTCTAGWWEQPEAAQDAKAAWTFHPAKLGDAVADMIPYDVTGDGKTDVIASSAHKFGIWAFEQGAVKDGSPEFTRHDLFPELVSETHALIAADIDGDGLKDLVTGKRFWSHGKSEPGSDKPARLYWFKATKGPDGKISFEPREIDDQSGMGTQFEVVDFNGDGLLDVVTSNKKGVFLLEQVRKPD, encoded by the coding sequence ATGAGCGTGCGAAACTGGGCTGCCATCCTCGGCGCATCGACGATTCTCCTCACCACAGCCAACGCCGCGGAACCGGCGGCGGGCGGGCGTCTCTCCTGGAAGAAGACGACGGTCGAGGGCAAGTTCCGCTCCGAGGGCGTCGCGGTCGCCGACGTCAACAAGGACGGCAAGAACGACATCCTCATCGGCGACTCGTGGTACGAGGCCCCGGCCTGGAACAAGCACGAGATCCGCAAGCCGGGCGAGTATGGCGACGGCTTGCAGAGCTACAGCGATTGCATGGCCGCCTGGGCCGACGACGTCAACCACGACGGATGGGCCGACCAGATCGTGGTCGGCTTCCCGGGCAAACCCGCCTACTGGTACGAGAACCCCAAGGGCAAGCCGGGCCACTGGTCCCGGCATGAGATCTGGCACAGCGCCTGCAACGAGACGCCGCTCTACACCGACCTCCTCGGCGACGGCCGCCGCGTGCTCGTGATGGGCTTCCAGCCCGCAGGCAAGGAAAACGAGGGGCAGATGGCCTGGTTCGCCCCGACAAGCGACCCGACCCAGCTCTGGGAGATGCACGCCATCAGCGAGCCCAGCGCCAACGGCAAGGAGATTCCCGGCACCTTCAAGTACGCGCACGGGCTCGGCGTGGGCGATCTCAACGGCGACGGCCGCAAGGACGTGACCTGCACCGCCGGCTGGTGGGAGCAGCCCGAAGCAGCCCAAGACGCCAAGGCGGCCTGGACGTTCCACCCCGCCAAGCTCGGCGACGCCGTGGCCGACATGATCCCCTACGACGTGACCGGCGACGGCAAGACCGACGTCATCGCCAGCTCGGCCCACAAGTTCGGCATCTGGGCCTTCGAGCAGGGAGCCGTCAAGGATGGCTCGCCCGAGTTCACCCGGCATGACCTCTTCCCCGAGCTGGTCTCCGAGACTCACGCCCTGATCGCCGCCGACATCGACGGTGACGGCCTGAAGGATCTGGTCACGGGCAAGCGGTTCTGGTCGCACGGCAAGAGCGAGCCGGGCTCCGACAAGCCCGCCCGCCTCTACTGGTTCAAGGCCACCAAGGGTCCCGACGGCAAAATCAGCTTCGAGCCGCGCGAGATCGACGACCAGAGCGGCATGGGCACGCAGTTCGAAGTTGTTGACTTCAACGGCGACGGGCTGCTCGACGTCGTCACCTCGAACAAGAAGGGCGTGTTCCTCCTCGAACAAGTGCGCAAGCCCGACTGA
- the fabG gene encoding 3-oxoacyl-ACP reductase FabG: protein MIGIDLGGKVALVTGAGQGLGRATATCLHAAGASVVLNYAPDAAGRNAGLAQDVAAGLGDRAVALSADVRDPGQVDAMLAAVMERYGRLDIVVNNAAIIRDRTVKKMSDEDWRDVIDTDLTGVFNVCRAASTLMADGGRIVNVASISGVVGFFGQANYAAAKAGVIALTKVLSKELASRQINVNAVAPGVVLTEMGKSIPDEVRAKMISEIPLRRFGEPEDIAHAILFLASDLASYISGQTVHVNGGWWS, encoded by the coding sequence GTGATCGGGATTGATCTCGGTGGCAAGGTCGCCCTCGTGACCGGCGCCGGCCAGGGGCTCGGTCGGGCCACCGCGACTTGCCTGCACGCCGCCGGCGCTTCCGTTGTCCTGAATTACGCGCCGGATGCGGCCGGGCGGAACGCCGGACTGGCCCAGGACGTCGCCGCCGGCCTGGGCGATCGCGCCGTGGCCCTGTCCGCTGACGTGCGCGATCCGGGCCAGGTCGACGCCATGCTGGCAGCCGTCATGGAGCGTTACGGCCGGCTCGACATCGTCGTCAATAACGCCGCCATCATCCGCGATCGCACGGTCAAGAAGATGTCCGACGAGGACTGGCGCGACGTCATCGACACCGACCTCACCGGCGTCTTCAACGTCTGCCGCGCGGCCTCGACCCTCATGGCGGACGGCGGCCGGATCGTGAACGTCGCCTCGATTTCAGGCGTCGTCGGCTTCTTCGGTCAGGCCAACTACGCGGCGGCCAAGGCGGGCGTGATCGCGCTCACCAAGGTGCTGAGCAAGGAGCTCGCCTCGCGGCAGATCAACGTCAATGCGGTGGCCCCCGGGGTGGTGCTGACCGAGATGGGGAAGTCCATCCCCGATGAGGTCCGGGCCAAGATGATCTCCGAGATCCCGCTGCGCCGCTTCGGCGAGCCCGAGGACATCGCTCATGCGATCCTGTTCCTCGCCAGCGATCTCGCGTCCTATATCTCGGGGCAGACGGTCCACGTCAACGGGGGCTGGTGGTCGTGA
- a CDS encoding FMN-binding negative transcriptional regulator — MYTPASFAETNQAKLHDLMRRNSFALLASQSPGGLVASHLPLLLDAEAGPRGTLFGHMARANTQWREAQGPVMAVFSGPHAYISPTWYAETGMVPTWNYVAVHAYGILTPVEGRDDLLDILRRSVDVYEAGRQPPWLFDESGVNVDGLLKAIVGFRIELTRLEGKWKLGQNHPEPRRRRTAEALRSQPDADSIAIAALMEEGPG; from the coding sequence ATGTATACCCCCGCCTCGTTCGCCGAGACAAATCAAGCCAAGCTGCACGACCTGATGCGTCGGAACAGCTTCGCCCTTCTGGCCTCGCAGTCCCCGGGCGGTCTGGTCGCCAGCCACCTGCCGCTGCTTCTCGACGCCGAGGCCGGGCCCCGGGGGACCCTGTTTGGCCACATGGCACGCGCCAACACGCAATGGCGCGAGGCGCAAGGGCCGGTGATGGCCGTCTTCTCGGGCCCTCATGCTTACATCTCGCCCACCTGGTATGCCGAGACCGGCATGGTGCCGACCTGGAACTACGTGGCCGTCCACGCCTACGGTATCTTGACCCCGGTCGAGGGCCGGGACGACCTTCTGGACATCCTCCGCCGGAGTGTCGACGTCTACGAGGCTGGCCGCCAGCCCCCCTGGTTGTTCGATGAGTCGGGCGTCAACGTGGACGGGCTCTTGAAGGCGATCGTCGGCTTCCGAATCGAGCTGACACGCCTCGAAGGCAAGTGGAAGCTCGGCCAGAACCACCCCGAGCCACGCCGCCGCCGGACCGCCGAGGCCCTCCGCTCCCAGCCTGATGCCGACTCGATCGCCATCGCCGCCCTGATGGAAGAGGGCCCGGGTTGA
- the hisD gene encoding histidinol dehydrogenase: protein METWLKRGTDQAEVAEADAKVRETVERILADIARRGDDAVRELSVQYDRWDRADYRLTPSEIQGCLAELSRRDIEDIRFAQEQVRNFARHQREALRDVEVETLPGVILGHKNIPVGSAGCYVPGGKYPLLASAHMSVVTAKVAGVPRVVTCAPPFQGKPAAAIVAAQHLAGADEIYCLGGIQAVGAMALGTQSIAPVDMLVGPGNRFVAEAKRQLFGRVGIDLFAGPTETLVIADETVDGEMCATDLLGQAEHGPDSPAILLTTSEALARDTMAEVERLLKILPTAAVARQAWDTHGAVCVAESDEEMARIADRIASEHVQVMTRDPDYFLRTMTNYGALFLGPRTNVAYGDKVIGTNHTLPTKKAARYTGGLWVGKFLKTCTYQKVLTDEASASIGAYCSRLCALEGFVGHAEQANLRVRRYGGRDVPYGGVVRADED, encoded by the coding sequence TTGGAGACCTGGTTGAAGCGAGGGACGGATCAGGCGGAGGTTGCCGAGGCCGACGCGAAGGTCCGCGAGACCGTCGAACGCATCCTGGCCGACATCGCCCGCCGCGGTGACGACGCGGTTCGAGAGCTCTCCGTCCAGTACGACAGGTGGGACCGCGCCGACTACCGGCTGACGCCATCCGAGATCCAAGGCTGTCTGGCCGAGCTCAGCCGCCGCGACATTGAGGACATCAGGTTCGCCCAGGAGCAGGTGCGCAACTTCGCCCGGCACCAGCGCGAGGCCCTGAGGGACGTCGAGGTCGAGACCCTGCCGGGTGTCATCCTCGGCCACAAGAACATCCCGGTCGGCTCGGCGGGGTGCTATGTGCCGGGGGGGAAATATCCGCTCCTGGCCTCCGCACACATGTCGGTCGTCACCGCCAAGGTGGCCGGAGTGCCGAGGGTGGTCACCTGCGCTCCGCCGTTTCAGGGGAAGCCGGCCGCCGCGATCGTGGCGGCGCAACATCTCGCGGGCGCGGACGAGATCTACTGCCTCGGCGGCATCCAGGCGGTCGGGGCGATGGCACTCGGGACGCAATCGATCGCCCCGGTCGACATGCTGGTGGGCCCCGGCAACCGATTCGTGGCCGAGGCCAAGAGGCAGCTCTTCGGTCGGGTCGGCATCGACCTCTTCGCCGGCCCCACCGAGACCCTGGTGATCGCCGACGAGACCGTCGACGGCGAGATGTGCGCCACCGACCTGCTGGGCCAGGCCGAGCACGGGCCCGACTCCCCGGCGATCCTCCTGACGACGTCGGAGGCGCTCGCCCGCGACACGATGGCCGAGGTGGAACGGTTGCTCAAGATCCTCCCCACGGCCGCCGTCGCCCGCCAGGCCTGGGACACGCATGGCGCGGTCTGCGTGGCGGAGAGCGACGAGGAGATGGCGCGGATCGCCGATCGGATCGCCTCGGAGCATGTGCAAGTCATGACCCGAGATCCCGACTATTTCCTCAGGACGATGACCAACTACGGGGCGCTCTTCCTCGGGCCGCGCACCAACGTGGCGTATGGCGACAAGGTCATCGGCACCAACCACACGCTGCCGACGAAGAAGGCGGCCCGCTACACGGGCGGGCTCTGGGTGGGCAAGTTCCTCAAGACCTGCACGTATCAGAAAGTCCTGACCGACGAGGCGTCCGCATCGATCGGCGCCTACTGCTCGCGGCTCTGCGCCCTCGAAGGCTTCGTGGGCCACGCCGAGCAGGCCAATCTTCGCGTCCGGCGCTATGGCGGCCGAGACGTGCCCTACGGCGGCGTCGTCCGAGCGGATGAAGACTGA
- a CDS encoding alpha/beta hydrolase has translation MVTRVFPAGPVELSYAEGPDSGPPVVLLHGVVRRWQDFEPIFPALIPRSHLHAVDFRGHGASGRTPGGYRVVDYVGDIVALLEKRIMVPAVLIGHSLGGMVAAGVAAAVPDLVRGIVFEDPPFEMMGRRIAETSYLSLFGAYRDLLDSTDSVDALAAALAEVPIAVPGTGQFVRLGDQRDAASLQWLASCLGQIDPDVLTPLIEGRWLDGFDTGELLSRVTCPGLFIQADDSAGGVLPDGYALSLVEKMPRVRHTRLAGVGHNIHITKPEEMARLTTSFLDSLD, from the coding sequence ATGGTGACCCGCGTCTTTCCCGCCGGCCCGGTCGAACTCTCCTACGCCGAGGGCCCGGATTCAGGGCCGCCGGTCGTCCTGCTTCACGGCGTCGTCCGCCGCTGGCAAGACTTCGAGCCGATCTTTCCCGCGTTGATCCCTCGATCCCACCTTCACGCCGTCGACTTCCGCGGCCACGGCGCCTCGGGCCGAACGCCAGGTGGTTACCGGGTGGTCGACTACGTGGGCGACATCGTCGCGCTGCTCGAAAAGCGGATCATGGTGCCGGCCGTCCTGATCGGTCACTCGCTGGGAGGGATGGTGGCCGCCGGCGTCGCCGCGGCCGTGCCGGACCTCGTCCGTGGGATCGTCTTCGAAGATCCCCCCTTCGAGATGATGGGCCGTCGGATCGCCGAGACGTCGTACCTGAGCCTCTTCGGGGCCTACCGCGACCTGTTGGACTCGACCGACTCGGTGGATGCTCTCGCGGCCGCGCTGGCGGAAGTCCCCATCGCCGTGCCGGGCACAGGCCAGTTCGTACGCCTGGGCGACCAGCGGGACGCGGCCTCGCTGCAATGGCTGGCCTCGTGCCTGGGTCAGATCGACCCGGACGTCCTGACGCCGCTCATCGAGGGACGTTGGCTCGACGGATTCGACACGGGCGAGTTGCTGTCGCGCGTTACGTGCCCGGGCCTGTTCATCCAGGCCGATGACTCCGCAGGGGGCGTCCTGCCCGACGGATACGCCCTGAGCCTGGTGGAGAAAATGCCCCGCGTTCGGCACACCCGGCTGGCGGGGGTCGGGCATAACATTCACATCACGAAGCCCGAGGAGATGGCACGGCTGACGACGAGCTTCCTCGACTCGCTGGACTGA
- a CDS encoding di-heme-cytochrome C peroxidase — MREIVAVSCLGLAILGGCGGDSEVEPPVVSVSLTRDAFVAISDPLGESVKKVVYLDQNWTAGQSLGYYSRPQGSQLVPYVWFLALEQADSDSLFRDNQNILKYRYLPRNPGLSNPDGLPVGFVEGEGVGRRWLGFTCAACHTNEIRLGETGYRIDGAPAQADAQAFLSDLSGALKKTRDDPAKFGRFAAKVLKSDDPSSRADLKDDLTKVIKIREGYNLRNFPGFDPNQTSPVPPTRYGRLDAVDSIVNEAFWRTVKDPDPDHPTVVAKPCDAPVSYPFLWDTPQLDFVEWLGIAKNGDLGSSIDGIHGDFSGLPRNVGEVLGVFGDFTIHDNPSSLLNPGYSSSVKFNELIALNSFLKILWSPEWPAEFPKIDAAAAALGAELYKRPSAQGRRDSCLDCHAVINRRTLDRGKISVATMMEGSGTDSLAYDNFFGITRPSGKLEGERFFTQPKIQSPTNSDPVLSNVVTGVLLGFYKAAPPDPLKTLDFAGKRVMRAAPQVVVRGVYKGRPLDGIWATAPYLHNGSVPTLDDLLKPVDQRPKAFSIGVRTFDPSKVGYLTDVAGFPKFQVAKPDGTVIPGNSNAGHPYGTTWTAEERTQVIEYLKTL, encoded by the coding sequence ATGCGTGAAATCGTTGCCGTCTCATGCCTCGGCCTGGCGATTCTCGGCGGTTGCGGCGGCGATAGTGAGGTCGAGCCGCCGGTCGTGAGCGTCAGCCTGACACGCGACGCCTTCGTCGCGATCTCCGACCCGCTGGGCGAATCCGTCAAGAAGGTCGTCTATCTCGATCAGAACTGGACTGCCGGCCAGAGCCTGGGCTACTACTCCAGGCCGCAAGGGTCGCAGCTCGTCCCTTATGTGTGGTTCCTCGCGCTCGAGCAGGCGGACTCGGACTCGCTGTTCCGCGATAACCAGAACATCCTCAAATATCGCTATCTGCCGAGGAATCCCGGCCTGTCGAACCCGGACGGCCTGCCGGTCGGCTTCGTCGAGGGGGAGGGGGTGGGGCGTCGCTGGCTGGGATTCACCTGCGCGGCGTGCCATACCAACGAGATCAGGCTGGGAGAGACCGGGTATCGGATCGACGGGGCCCCGGCCCAGGCCGACGCCCAGGCCTTCCTCTCGGATCTCTCCGGTGCGCTCAAGAAGACGAGGGACGACCCCGCGAAATTCGGCAGGTTCGCCGCCAAGGTCCTGAAGAGCGACGACCCGTCGAGCCGGGCCGACTTGAAGGATGACCTCACCAAGGTGATCAAGATCCGCGAGGGCTACAACCTCCGCAACTTTCCCGGGTTCGACCCCAATCAGACCTCGCCGGTGCCGCCGACCCGGTACGGCCGGCTCGACGCGGTCGACTCGATCGTGAACGAGGCGTTCTGGAGGACCGTCAAGGACCCCGACCCCGATCACCCGACCGTGGTGGCCAAGCCGTGCGATGCCCCGGTCAGCTACCCCTTCCTGTGGGACACCCCCCAGCTCGACTTCGTCGAATGGCTGGGCATCGCCAAGAACGGCGACCTCGGAAGCTCGATCGACGGCATCCACGGCGACTTCTCGGGGCTCCCCCGCAACGTCGGCGAGGTGCTCGGCGTCTTCGGCGACTTCACCATCCACGATAACCCGTCGTCGTTGCTCAACCCGGGCTACAGCTCGTCCGTCAAATTCAACGAGCTGATCGCGCTCAACTCGTTCCTGAAGATCCTCTGGTCGCCCGAGTGGCCGGCCGAGTTCCCCAAGATCGACGCCGCCGCGGCCGCCCTGGGCGCGGAGTTGTACAAGCGGCCGAGCGCCCAAGGGCGGCGAGACTCGTGCCTCGACTGCCACGCGGTCATCAACCGCAGGACCCTCGACCGCGGCAAGATCTCGGTCGCAACGATGATGGAGGGCTCGGGCACCGACTCGCTCGCCTACGACAATTTCTTCGGAATCACGCGGCCCTCGGGCAAGCTGGAAGGGGAGCGGTTCTTCACGCAGCCCAAGATCCAGTCGCCGACCAATTCCGACCCGGTCCTCTCTAACGTCGTCACGGGCGTCCTGCTCGGCTTCTACAAGGCGGCCCCGCCCGACCCATTGAAGACCCTCGATTTCGCCGGAAAGCGCGTCATGCGCGCCGCGCCACAGGTGGTCGTGAGAGGGGTCTACAAGGGTCGCCCCCTCGACGGCATCTGGGCGACCGCCCCCTACCTGCACAACGGGTCGGTGCCCACCCTCGACGACCTCCTCAAGCCCGTCGACCAGCGGCCCAAGGCCTTCAGCATCGGCGTCCGGACGTTCGACCCGTCGAAGGTCGGCTACCTGACCGACGTCGCCGGCTTCCCCAAATTCCAGGTCGCGAAACCGGATGGAACGGTGATCCCCGGCAACTCGAACGCGGGCCACCCTTACGGCACCACATGGACCGCCGAGGAACGAACGCAGGTGATCGAATATCTGAAGACGTTGTGA
- a CDS encoding GntP family permease, with the protein MVTEVGAIVLALGLLMAVAYRGLPVIIFAPLCALLAAALSGLPLLPSYTELFMTGVAGFIRSFFPLFLLGAIFGKLMDASGGAASIAGSMVRALGPRHAIPAVVLAGAVLTYGGVSLFVVAFAVYPLGAAMFRDAGIPKRLLPAAIALGAFTFTMDALPGTPQVQNIIPTRFFGTDAYAAPAVGLCGSMLVLLCGLFWLERRRARAAAAGEGYGAGHLNEPEARSTEDLPSLGAAILPLVLVLAVNFILSRTSWSTESWYPESALRLKFPATNPRDAGPSWAVIVALSAGIVATLGLHARRMRGKVSVTLSAATAGALPAIFNTASEVGFGTVIKSLPGFGVVRGWVLDVSRNVLVSEAVAVNVLAGITGSASGGLSIALEVMGKHYLEAARAQGISPELLHRIASMASGGMDTLPHNGAVITLLAITGLTHRQSYPDIFAITVIKTAAVFTLALAAPSLPALLGH; encoded by the coding sequence ATGGTGACGGAGGTCGGAGCGATCGTCCTGGCCTTGGGCCTGCTGATGGCCGTGGCGTATCGCGGCCTGCCGGTCATCATCTTCGCGCCGCTCTGCGCCTTGCTGGCCGCGGCGCTGTCCGGCCTGCCGCTGCTGCCCAGCTATACCGAGCTGTTCATGACCGGTGTGGCCGGCTTCATCCGGTCCTTCTTCCCACTCTTCCTGCTGGGCGCCATCTTCGGCAAACTGATGGACGCCAGCGGCGGCGCCGCGTCGATTGCCGGCTCGATGGTCCGGGCGCTCGGCCCTCGCCACGCGATCCCGGCGGTGGTGCTCGCCGGTGCCGTCCTGACCTACGGCGGCGTGTCGTTGTTCGTCGTCGCGTTCGCCGTCTACCCGCTCGGCGCGGCGATGTTCCGCGACGCGGGCATCCCCAAGCGACTGCTGCCGGCGGCGATCGCCCTGGGGGCCTTCACGTTCACGATGGATGCGCTGCCCGGCACGCCGCAGGTGCAGAACATCATCCCCACCCGGTTCTTCGGGACCGATGCCTACGCGGCGCCCGCCGTCGGCCTGTGCGGCAGCATGCTCGTGCTGCTCTGCGGCCTCTTCTGGCTGGAACGGCGGCGGGCCCGGGCGGCCGCGGCCGGCGAGGGTTACGGCGCCGGGCATCTCAACGAACCCGAGGCCCGCTCGACCGAAGACCTCCCCTCGCTTGGCGCGGCGATCCTCCCTCTGGTCCTCGTGCTCGCCGTCAACTTCATTCTGAGCCGGACGTCCTGGTCGACCGAGTCGTGGTATCCCGAGTCGGCGCTCCGCCTGAAGTTCCCCGCGACCAACCCCCGAGACGCTGGGCCGAGCTGGGCCGTGATCGTCGCACTCTCGGCGGGCATCGTCGCCACGCTGGGCCTGCACGCCCGCCGGATGCGAGGCAAGGTTTCGGTCACGCTCTCGGCGGCGACGGCGGGTGCACTTCCGGCCATCTTCAACACGGCCTCGGAGGTCGGCTTCGGTACGGTCATCAAGTCATTGCCGGGCTTCGGGGTCGTCCGTGGATGGGTCCTCGACGTCAGCCGCAACGTGCTCGTCTCCGAGGCGGTCGCCGTCAATGTCCTGGCTGGGATCACGGGCTCGGCGTCGGGGGGGCTGTCGATCGCACTGGAGGTGATGGGCAAGCACTACCTGGAAGCCGCCCGGGCGCAGGGGATCAGCCCCGAGTTGCTGCACCGGATCGCCTCGATGGCCTCAGGCGGAATGGACACGCTGCCGCATAACGGGGCTGTCATCACGCTGCTGGCCATCACGGGGCTGACCCATCGGCAGTCGTACCCGGACATCTTCGCGATCACGGTGATCAAGACCGCGGCAGTCTTCACTCTGGCCCTGGCGGCGCCTTCGCTGCCGGCGTTACTGGGCCATTGA